DNA from Geobacillus vulcani PSS1:
TTGCTGTTGAGCGAGGCGAGCTCGCTCACTTGAAAGCACGGCAGGAGCGGATCGACGACCGCCCCGTGCACCGATTTATTGTAGCCGGTGCTGCCGGTTGGCGTCGACACGATGATGCCGTCGCCGCGGAACGTCTCGAAATGCAAGTCATCGATGAAGACGTCGATCGCCATCGTTTTAATGATTTGCGAACGGATCGAACATTCGTTTAAGCAGAAAAACGAAGCCGCACCGTCGATTGTCACTTCGATGATCGGGTAGCGCCGCACCTCGAGCTTCCAATTTTTCGCCGCTTCCACCATATGATCGATGTCGTCAATATGGAAATCGCAGTAAAATCCACGCGCCGGCAAGACGGACACGCCGACGTACAAACGGTCGGGAAGAAATCCCGTCTGCCGCACCGCCTGCAAAAACGCGCCGTCATCCCCGATGCTGACGATGATGTTCGCTTCCCGATAGTCGTCGACGACCACAAACGGCCCGCGCTCCGCCAGTTTCACAAGCGGCTTGACCCGCTCGACAAGCTCGTCGTCGCGCTTATAAAAAAAATAAAGACGGTTGCGTTCCATATCCATGTTTTGCCCTCCTGCTGGCATGATTCCGTGTTTCCGTGTACAATAAATATTGTACCACATTTTCCATCCATTCTAAAAATATGGGAACTGATTCAGGGGGAGAACGATGAATCGAAAACGATGGACGGCGTTGGCCATCGCCGCGGCCTTGTTTGTGATCTCGGTGCTCGTTCAAGCGGTCGGCGCTCTCTTGTCTGACAAGGCCGGCGGCTGGTCGGAAAGCTGGCTGGCGCTCATTGAGGCGCCGTTTACGGAAGAAGTGGTGGAAGACGGCGATCCACTGAAAAAAATCGCCGTGCTGGAAGTGAACGGCGTCATTCAAGAGGCGGGGGAAGCCGAGTCGCTTCTTTCCTCATCGACGTACAACCACCAGACGTTTTTGCAAATGATCCAACAGGCGAAAGAAGATTCAGACGTCAAAGCGATCATCTTGCGCATCAATTCGCCGGGCGGCGGGGTCGCGGAAAGCGCGGAAATTTACGATCAGCTGATGAAACTGAAAAAGAAAACCCATAAGCCGGTGTACGTATCGATGGGAGCGATGGCGGCTTCCGGCGGCTACTACATCGCGACAGCCGGCGATAAAATTTTCGCCAGCCCGGAGACGATCACCGGCTCCATCGGCGTCATCATGCAAAGCGTCAACTATGAAGGGCTGGCAAAGAAGTACGGCGTGGAGCTTGTCACGATCAAAAGCGGGCCGTACAAAGACATCATGAATCCGGCGCGCAAAATGACCGAGGCGGAGCGCGATCTTTTGCAGCGCCTGATCAACCAGTCGTATGAAGCGTTTGTTGATGTGGTAGCCAAAGGGAGAAAGCTGCCGGAAGACACGGTGCGCAAGCTGGCGGACGGCCGCATTTATGATGGCCGCCAGGCGAAGGCGCTCCGCCTTGTCGACGAGTTCGGCTACTTGGATGACGCCATCGCTGCGCTCAAAAAAGAGCATCATTTAACCGGCGCCCAAGTCGTAAAATACGTAAACGATGCGCCGTGGAGTTCGCTGTTGGAAATGGCGTCGAACCGGATGAAGCCGGACAGCGAGGCGGCGGGGCTGATCCGCCTGCTGTCGCGTCCCTCCTCGCCGCGGCTCATGTATTTATACGCTGAGTAAAGGAAGTGGGAACATGACAGACATGCAAGCGACGGCGCCGCCGATGGACCCTCTTCCGCCGGCGGAACGCCCCCTCTGCTACGGCGGCTTTTGGCTCCGCTTTTGGGCGTATTGGCTCGATGTCATCGTCGTCTCGAGCCTCAACCGGCTTGTCGTCTGGCCGCTTTTCCGCCTGTTCGATTGGCCGCTTACGCGGGACGGTTTGTTCGCGCCGGCGGCGGTTGCGGCAGCGGTCGTCTTTTACGCCTATTTCGTGTTGATGACAAAATGGTTCGGACAGACGCTTGGCAAAATGGTGTTCGGCCTGAAAGTGGCCGATGAACGCGGCGAGCCTTTGACATGGCTTACTGTGCTGTTCCGCGAAGTCATCGGCAAGTTCATTTCCAAGACGTTGTTTTTTATCGGCTTTTTGTTCGTAGCTTTTTCCGAAAAGAAAAAAGGAATGCACGATCAGTTTGCCGATACGATCGTCATCCGCGAGTGATCCGCCCGCCTCGACGGGAAGAAGTTGTATAAGATGGCCACCTGCCGAAACGGCAGGTTTATTTTTTTTTCAGATGGCGACAATGGATGATGAAAGGGAGGACGGACATTGAAAGCAGTCATCGCGGTCATCGCAACGGTTGTTCTTTTGCTTCTTCTCGTCGCTTGGATGAAAGTATCGGTGACGATTGTGTTTCGGCATAGGCAAGATGATGACGAAGCCAAAATTGTCGTGCGCACGCTCTTTGGCCTCCTCCGCTACACGGTTCGCATCCCGTTGATCAAGGTGGATATGGACCCGGATGCGCCGGGGGTGGCGTTTCTCCATAAAAAAGGAATGGGGGGGACGCGCGGAAAAGAGGAAAAGAGAGGAACAGTGACGCCGCAAAAAATCGCCGACCTGTTTCGGCAGCTGAAACGGTTTCTCGAGCAAGTCGTCGACTTGCATGAAATTATGAAACAATTTTATCGCCACGTGACGATTACGAAATGGGAATGGAAAACGAGAATCGGCACCGGCGACGCCGCGTCAACCGGCTTGCTTGTGGGGC
Protein-coding regions in this window:
- a CDS encoding NAD kinase, which codes for MDMERNRLYFFYKRDDELVERVKPLVKLAERGPFVVVDDYREANIIVSIGDDGAFLQAVRQTGFLPDRLYVGVSVLPARGFYCDFHIDDIDHMVEAAKNWKLEVRRYPIIEVTIDGAASFFCLNECSIRSQIIKTMAIDVFIDDLHFETFRGDGIIVSTPTGSTGYNKSVHGAVVDPLLPCFQVSELASLNSNRYRTLGSPFILSGSRTLTLKMSEETSHFPIIGLDNEALSIQHIERIDIRLSDRVVKTVRLKDNSFWDKVKRVFL
- the sppA gene encoding signal peptide peptidase SppA → MNRKRWTALAIAAALFVISVLVQAVGALLSDKAGGWSESWLALIEAPFTEEVVEDGDPLKKIAVLEVNGVIQEAGEAESLLSSSTYNHQTFLQMIQQAKEDSDVKAIILRINSPGGGVAESAEIYDQLMKLKKKTHKPVYVSMGAMAASGGYYIATAGDKIFASPETITGSIGVIMQSVNYEGLAKKYGVELVTIKSGPYKDIMNPARKMTEAERDLLQRLINQSYEAFVDVVAKGRKLPEDTVRKLADGRIYDGRQAKALRLVDEFGYLDDAIAALKKEHHLTGAQVVKYVNDAPWSSLLEMASNRMKPDSEAAGLIRLLSRPSSPRLMYLYAE
- a CDS encoding RDD family protein, with amino-acid sequence MTDMQATAPPMDPLPPAERPLCYGGFWLRFWAYWLDVIVVSSLNRLVVWPLFRLFDWPLTRDGLFAPAAVAAAVVFYAYFVLMTKWFGQTLGKMVFGLKVADERGEPLTWLTVLFREVIGKFISKTLFFIGFLFVAFSEKKKGMHDQFADTIVIRE
- a CDS encoding DUF2953 domain-containing protein, giving the protein MKAVIAVIATVVLLLLLVAWMKVSVTIVFRHRQDDDEAKIVVRTLFGLLRYTVRIPLIKVDMDPDAPGVAFLHKKGMGGTRGKEEKRGTVTPQKIADLFRQLKRFLEQVVDLHEIMKQFYRHVTITKWEWKTRIGTGDAASTGLLVGLGWSLKYMIIGAASRCMNMKTTPAVAVMPAYDRTASETMFLCMIHFRIGHAMVAGWRVIKHWRGRQPPKRNPLAAKQANEGY